The following coding sequences lie in one bacterium genomic window:
- a CDS encoding PorV/PorQ family protein, whose amino-acid sequence MKHTAVLLCLVAPVLVLANTGASFLKIPVGPRVCATGEAAVAYIDDASALFYNPAGLANVPTFSALFAHNQGFLDMNQEYVAGVCGFEGLGKFGLALDYWGSGEIQGINIRGETVPGYVFSAADWSLNLGYARSFSDLSVGLGLEFVHDQQESLSTSAVAFDAGAMYETPLEGLQVGVSVSNLGTKGTLYQESYSLPLQGRLGWRYDRGIIGVMQDFIFSYEGLGGDMTQSSSIGIVSQAPPVGIAAGVECRPVSILAIRVGYRTGSDYDGFSGLRAGLGVSWHGIGVDYAYAPYGKLGASHRLAISYHGPAAAETDEE is encoded by the coding sequence GTGAAACATACGGCTGTGCTTCTGTGTCTGGTAGCTCCCGTGCTGGTGTTGGCCAACACTGGAGCGTCGTTTCTCAAGATCCCGGTCGGGCCGCGGGTGTGCGCTACCGGCGAGGCGGCTGTGGCCTACATCGACGACGCCTCGGCCTTGTTCTACAACCCGGCCGGGCTGGCGAACGTGCCCACGTTCAGCGCCCTGTTCGCACATAACCAAGGGTTCCTGGACATGAACCAGGAGTACGTGGCCGGTGTGTGCGGCTTTGAGGGACTGGGTAAGTTCGGGCTTGCGCTCGACTACTGGGGCTCGGGAGAGATTCAGGGCATCAACATCCGAGGCGAGACCGTGCCCGGCTACGTGTTTTCAGCCGCAGACTGGTCCCTGAACCTCGGCTATGCCCGGAGCTTCTCCGACCTGTCAGTAGGGCTCGGGCTTGAGTTTGTCCACGACCAGCAGGAGAGCCTCTCGACCTCGGCCGTGGCCTTCGACGCGGGCGCGATGTACGAGACACCGCTGGAAGGCCTGCAGGTCGGTGTCTCGGTGTCGAACCTTGGGACCAAGGGGACGCTGTACCAGGAAAGCTACTCATTGCCCTTGCAGGGCCGCCTGGGTTGGCGCTACGACCGGGGCATCATCGGAGTCATGCAGGACTTCATCTTCTCGTACGAGGGACTAGGCGGGGACATGACCCAATCGTCCTCGATTGGGATCGTGTCCCAAGCCCCGCCCGTGGGCATTGCGGCCGGAGTCGAGTGCAGGCCCGTCTCAATCCTGGCTATCAGAGTCGGCTATCGCACCGGGTCAGACTATGACGGGTTCTCGGGCCTGCGGGCCGGGCTTGGCGTCTCCTGGCATGGCATCGGCGTGGACTACGCCTATGCGCCCTACGGCAAGCTCGGCGCGTCCCACCGCCTCGCCATCTCCTACCACGGCCCGGCAGCGGCAGAGACAGACGAAGAGTAG
- a CDS encoding phosphatidylglycerol lysyltransferase domain-containing protein: protein MDFRLLTLADKPFLDMALGTNPPEISELTFTNLFCWQAKRRIWINRNSESRDQNAEPGEWNRAQANGQDRIGVEDLRGQVGESAGVEGLVLLCEEQGRRFFLPPVCACDVKSVAQAMFEHAQAAGFEPVMERVPEAMAEELARSGFRLEEDRANWDYVYLVSDLARLEGRRYDGKRNFVKQALASYGCEYRRITAENVSDCLAMETSWCNLRHCELDPGLEAEQRAIAACFGNWAQFPLIGGAVRVDGAIQAFSIAERLNPTTAVVHFEKANPELRGMYQLINHWFAQNELSGFTYVNREQDLGIEGLRKAKESYHPHHMVRKFTVRP from the coding sequence ATGGATTTCAGACTTCTTACTCTCGCCGACAAGCCGTTCCTGGACATGGCCCTTGGCACCAATCCGCCCGAGATCTCCGAGCTGACGTTCACCAATCTGTTCTGCTGGCAGGCGAAGAGGAGGATTTGGATAAACCGGAACTCAGAATCCAGAGACCAGAATGCAGAACCGGGGGAATGGAATCGGGCACAGGCCAACGGACAGGACAGGATAGGGGTTGAGGATTTGAGGGGTCAAGTGGGCGAATCTGCCGGGGTCGAAGGGCTGGTGCTCCTCTGCGAGGAGCAAGGGCGGCGCTTCTTTCTGCCACCGGTCTGCGCCTGCGACGTCAAGAGCGTGGCTCAAGCAATGTTTGAGCACGCTCAGGCTGCCGGGTTCGAGCCGGTGATGGAGCGTGTGCCGGAGGCCATGGCCGAGGAACTGGCACGCTCGGGGTTCAGGCTGGAAGAGGACCGGGCAAACTGGGACTACGTTTACCTTGTGTCCGACCTGGCCCGGCTCGAGGGGCGGCGCTACGATGGAAAGAGGAACTTCGTCAAACAAGCGCTGGCGAGCTACGGATGCGAATACCGCCGGATCACTGCCGAGAACGTGTCGGACTGCCTGGCCATGGAGACCAGTTGGTGCAATCTCCGCCACTGCGAACTGGACCCCGGACTGGAGGCAGAACAAAGGGCGATTGCTGCATGCTTCGGGAACTGGGCTCAGTTCCCACTGATCGGCGGGGCGGTCCGGGTCGACGGCGCGATTCAGGCATTCTCCATCGCGGAGCGACTGAATCCGACCACGGCGGTCGTACACTTCGAGAAGGCCAATCCCGAGCTGCGTGGCATGTACCAGCTCATCAACCACTGGTTCGCGCAGAATGAGTTGTCCGGTTTCACCTACGTCAACCGGGAACAGGACCTTGGCATCGAAGGCCTCAGAAAGGCCAAGGAAAGCTACCACCCGCACCACATGGTGCGCAAGTTCACCGTCCGTCCCTGA
- a CDS encoding PQQ-binding-like beta-propeller repeat protein has protein sequence MACTRFRTFLVLCVAIALAVMSSCKRNHPPDVPAVLAGPDSCFTDTTYALMATTTDIDGDSVQVRFDWGDSTFSDWKGWFPSGDTVALAHAWTDTGSHKVAAQARDQKLLASNWSSGLTIRAVHHRPSHAPDRPTEPTGPSIVGRETSCVFTTAVTDTYIIPVAVRFAWGDGDTSAWSAFVASGESVTMPHLWAVPDTYAIRAQAKDTSSVLSEWSYPCSVVVRPPDTLSKWRFRLATGYDMSLLSSPAIAPDGTIYIGSPDGALYALNPDGALKWRYPADVNDRSSPAIAPDGTVYIGSNDGHLYAINPSGALKWSHQFATADAVSSPSIALDGTVYCACGFDLYGVIPDSGGGLRVATLDSNTTASAAAISADGMVCLTDRAGGVHALYSDFVSKWAWSGTHGLDLTDLAVGGDGTIYFGCGQAYWYGLYAVEPVGQWIWGASPRCGVKSAPAVGPDGTIYFGATDHNLYAVNPDSTPKWRYATGGEVDAGPAIAADGTVYVGSNDDYLYAVNADGNLKWRYETGGKIEAASTIGTDGTIYFTSDDGYLYALKGSSPLASSPWPKFHHDLQNTGRVPGDARWTRMDTVGSPILAPDSSGFTIHVANAGNKDVTIGSLKTHYSTGFAWMRDFLADSVHGFGYPIPSGRRGTWSGDTIRFTPITVAPNRTQVVDLQFLDFHVDSLGADTTTKVVRELFRYQFEDGSSIQVQP, from the coding sequence ATGGCCTGTACTAGATTCCGGACGTTCTTAGTGCTGTGTGTTGCCATAGCGCTCGCGGTGATGTCTTCCTGCAAGAGGAACCACCCGCCCGATGTGCCGGCCGTGCTGGCCGGCCCCGACTCATGTTTCACTGATACTACTTACGCCCTCATGGCAACTACGACGGACATCGACGGCGACAGCGTGCAGGTGCGCTTCGACTGGGGCGATTCCACCTTCTCAGACTGGAAGGGCTGGTTCCCCAGCGGCGATACGGTCGCCCTGGCGCACGCGTGGACCGACACTGGTTCCCACAAAGTCGCTGCCCAGGCGCGGGACCAGAAGCTTCTCGCCTCCAATTGGTCGAGCGGGCTCACCATCCGTGCAGTGCATCACCGTCCGTCGCACGCGCCCGACCGGCCGACCGAGCCGACCGGCCCCAGCATCGTCGGACGCGAGACATCCTGCGTTTTCACCACGGCGGTTACCGATACGTATATAATCCCCGTGGCCGTCAGGTTTGCCTGGGGCGATGGCGACACTTCTGCTTGGAGCGCGTTCGTGGCGTCCGGCGAATCGGTCACGATGCCCCACCTTTGGGCCGTGCCCGACACCTACGCGATAAGAGCCCAGGCAAAGGACACCAGCAGCGTGCTTTCTGAATGGTCCTACCCTTGTAGCGTCGTGGTCCGACCGCCCGATACACTGAGCAAGTGGCGTTTCCGTTTGGCTACTGGATACGACATGTCCCTGCTCTCGTCGCCGGCCATCGCCCCTGACGGCACCATCTACATCGGGTCACCGGATGGAGCATTGTACGCACTCAACCCGGACGGTGCGCTCAAATGGCGCTATCCCGCCGACGTGAACGACCGGTCATCACCCGCCATCGCCCCTGACGGCACCGTCTACATCGGTTCAAACGACGGCCACCTGTATGCCATCAACCCCAGTGGCGCCCTCAAGTGGAGCCACCAGTTCGCAACAGCAGACGCCGTGTCGTCACCCTCCATTGCCCTTGACGGCACGGTCTACTGCGCCTGTGGGTTCGACCTCTACGGCGTGATCCCTGACAGCGGCGGCGGTCTGCGCGTAGCGACTCTCGACTCCAACACGACGGCGTCGGCTGCGGCGATTTCGGCTGACGGTATGGTCTGCCTCACGGACAGGGCCGGCGGCGTGCACGCGCTGTACTCGGATTTCGTAAGCAAGTGGGCGTGGTCTGGTACCCACGGACTCGACCTTACCGACCTAGCTGTCGGAGGCGACGGCACCATCTACTTCGGATGCGGGCAAGCCTACTGGTATGGGCTTTACGCCGTGGAACCCGTGGGCCAGTGGATATGGGGCGCATCCCCAAGATGCGGCGTCAAGTCCGCTCCTGCGGTCGGCCCTGACGGCACCATCTACTTCGGGGCGACGGACCACAATCTCTACGCCGTGAACCCCGACAGCACGCCCAAGTGGCGGTACGCGACCGGCGGTGAAGTTGACGCCGGCCCCGCAATCGCGGCGGACGGCACGGTCTACGTTGGCTCGAACGACGACTACCTCTATGCCGTCAACGCCGACGGGAATCTCAAGTGGCGTTACGAGACCGGCGGAAAGATAGAGGCAGCGTCGACCATCGGTACGGACGGGACAATCTACTTCACCAGCGACGACGGGTATCTGTATGCGCTCAAGGGTTCCAGTCCGCTCGCCAGTTCTCCTTGGCCCAAGTTCCACCACGACCTCCAGAACACCGGCCGAGTTCCCGGAGATGCTCGCTGGACTCGCATGGACACGGTTGGCAGCCCTATTCTCGCTCCCGACAGCTCTGGCTTCACTATCCATGTCGCAAACGCCGGGAACAAGGACGTCACCATTGGCTCGCTCAAGACTCACTACTCGACCGGCTTTGCCTGGATGCGGGATTTCCTTGCCGATAGTGTACACGGATTCGGCTATCCGATTCCGAGCGGACGGCGCGGAACCTGGTCCGGCGACACCATACGATTCACACCTATTACCGTCGCGCCGAACCGGACCCAAGTGGTCGATCTTCAGTTCCTTGATTTCCACGTCGACTCGCTGGGGGCAGACACAACCACGAAGGTGGTCCGCGAGTTGTTCCGATACCAGTTTGAGGACGGCTCAAGCATACAGGTCCAGCCATGA
- a CDS encoding YncE family protein — translation MSDYARGSDCRYSFSSYRLKNLKPLLCALALSVSIGRSQWLETTLTVPDSCGGMLSVWCFAYDSVDNRTYVGGAKGVIAIDGATDQKIARIPFGTWNSAICYNSHDNKAYSADGASDDVGVIDCATNSVAATVTVGQGPVALCYSPLHNRVYSADNASGTVSVIDGADNSLIATIAVGKCPQALCYNPQSDKVYCANDSAGTVTVIDCATNGVVATVTTGSAPNVLQYDAHDNKVFCANYHGNNVTVIDGAGDSVIATIAVGKYPWALCYNPQDDKVYSGSENDGTVTVLNGATDSVIATDTVATTWLAALCYDPLDNRVYCASANLLAAIDGSTNSVVAKISLYEDPNARPRALSFNPRNDEVYFANDYGNATVGGYGSVDVIDCKTDRPPVTTIYMGDQTMSLCYNAQDDKVYCADYGHGAVTVMDGATNSVITGVKTGASSWALCYNWRNNKVYCGCRLTPQLMVLDGATNQVIDSVHEKCAYKGLCYNTRDNKVYIAIGSQLVVMDGATDALVKGIAFPSNGPLYYNSANDRLYCIGSNNAVGVADGATDTIIANVPVGANAIALCSNYPPNKVYCSTPNNTYVIDCATDSVTNVIKVGGQLCCNIQNDRVYCAYTDSSHRGFVTVIDGRTDSVIATVAAGYGSSLLYYDVTNDRVYRVNDGGQDETGVIDSVTVINGWDNKVRRSIAVDADPNAIEWNMAQNRVYVANKMGSSVSVLRDYQGPPLGDLDVDPDSLRVVADTIRLRGAGSYAVGEFVLVNTSASFNPDPSDGPSQSPIDSFNYSCSLRGPRGTLDSIIIPHLSDSLVVGQGIVCSLSVYIPPAMRNGTYSGWVRVAGRDTAGMVVEARFCALVKQLGDIDIDPDSLDVVGDTIRVRSQSGLTRDMTELSSIRIVSQVRTNAAAAAVARGSAPSHVGLSPARSPVQVLQPGLNQTAGRNLTGYELGRFILVNTSASYNPDTSDGPSQSPVDSLRFTGSLTGSGETLDSIRIFNLPESLAQGQAVVCTLAVYVPDNLPNGDYSGPITITGIDSLHYEIAATAYAFLQKHNAGGPLGDLDVDPDSLSVKHDTMNLHAQPAGPNYSSTIKAEFMLVNTDSAYNPNKSDGPSRSKLRQVKVEAKVEAQNKTTKSRSAFHSSDFTLHSSSVMDSVYVLNLPDSLAVGQAVQCTLALVIPTSESLGSHSGWVVVSAMDTIGYQVQDSFFLKVTGPQPWKNLDSFRVAPIPFKPHQNPAHDAIHFWGLPAGARAIVYDASGQSVWSATASSDGQLKWDAKVASGIYVYLVVSADGKSNKVGKLSVIR, via the coding sequence ATGTCAGACTATGCTCGTGGCAGCGATTGCCGTTACTCCTTCTCCTCCTACAGGCTCAAGAACCTGAAGCCACTGCTGTGCGCGCTTGCGCTCAGCGTGAGCATCGGTCGGTCGCAGTGGCTGGAGACCACTCTGACCGTTCCCGACTCGTGCGGCGGGATGCTGTCCGTGTGGTGCTTCGCCTACGACTCAGTGGACAACAGGACGTACGTCGGCGGCGCAAAGGGTGTAATTGCCATAGACGGCGCAACAGACCAGAAGATAGCGCGGATTCCTTTCGGCACGTGGAACTCCGCCATCTGCTACAATTCCCACGACAACAAGGCGTACAGCGCCGACGGTGCGTCCGACGACGTAGGCGTGATTGATTGTGCGACGAACTCAGTCGCCGCCACTGTCACCGTCGGTCAAGGCCCCGTGGCCCTATGCTACAGCCCGCTGCACAACCGAGTCTACAGCGCGGACAACGCCAGCGGTACGGTAAGCGTGATTGACGGTGCGGACAACTCGCTTATCGCCACGATAGCGGTCGGAAAATGCCCACAGGCCTTGTGTTACAACCCTCAAAGCGACAAGGTCTACTGCGCCAACGACAGCGCGGGCACTGTAACCGTGATTGACTGCGCGACCAACGGCGTGGTCGCAACTGTGACAACGGGGAGCGCGCCCAACGTGCTCCAATACGATGCGCACGACAACAAGGTCTTTTGCGCGAACTACCACGGCAACAACGTGACCGTGATCGACGGGGCGGGCGACTCGGTTATCGCCACGATAGCGGTCGGAAAATACCCGTGGGCCTTGTGCTACAACCCTCAAGACGACAAGGTCTATTCCGGGAGTGAAAACGACGGCACTGTGACGGTGCTAAACGGGGCGACTGACTCCGTCATTGCCACCGACACGGTGGCGACGACGTGGTTGGCTGCCCTGTGCTACGACCCGCTGGACAACAGGGTCTATTGCGCGAGTGCGAATCTGCTGGCCGCGATTGACGGCTCAACCAACTCCGTCGTCGCCAAGATTTCTCTGTACGAAGACCCGAATGCGAGACCGCGTGCTCTCAGCTTCAACCCGCGGAACGACGAGGTCTACTTCGCGAACGACTACGGCAATGCCACAGTCGGGGGTTACGGCAGCGTGGATGTGATTGACTGCAAGACGGACAGGCCACCGGTGACGACTATCTATATGGGAGACCAGACCATGTCGCTCTGCTACAATGCACAGGACGACAAGGTCTATTGCGCGGACTACGGCCACGGGGCCGTGACGGTAATGGACGGTGCGACCAACTCCGTCATCACCGGCGTCAAGACCGGGGCCAGTTCGTGGGCCTTGTGCTACAACTGGCGTAACAACAAGGTCTACTGCGGGTGCAGGCTCACCCCTCAACTCATGGTGCTTGACGGCGCTACCAATCAGGTCATCGACAGCGTCCACGAGAAGTGCGCCTACAAGGGCCTCTGCTACAACACGAGAGACAACAAGGTCTACATTGCCATCGGGTCGCAGTTGGTGGTGATGGACGGAGCAACGGACGCTCTCGTCAAGGGAATCGCGTTCCCGAGCAATGGACCGCTCTACTACAACTCCGCGAACGACCGGCTCTACTGCATAGGCTCGAACAACGCCGTAGGTGTGGCCGATGGCGCAACGGACACAATAATCGCAAACGTACCCGTAGGGGCCAACGCGATTGCCCTCTGCAGCAACTATCCGCCCAACAAGGTCTACTGCTCAACCCCCAATAACACATACGTAATCGACTGCGCGACGGACTCGGTGACAAACGTCATCAAGGTCGGGGGGCAGCTCTGCTGCAACATCCAGAACGACCGAGTCTACTGCGCGTACACTGACAGCAGCCATAGAGGCTTCGTGACCGTGATTGACGGCAGGACGGACTCGGTCATCGCGACCGTCGCCGCCGGATACGGCTCATCGCTTCTATACTACGACGTAACGAACGACCGGGTCTACCGCGTGAATGACGGCGGGCAAGACGAGACCGGTGTCATCGACAGCGTTACAGTAATCAACGGCTGGGACAACAAGGTGCGCCGCTCAATCGCTGTCGACGCTGACCCCAATGCTATTGAGTGGAACATGGCCCAGAACCGAGTCTATGTTGCCAACAAAATGGGCTCCAGCGTTTCAGTGCTGCGAGACTACCAGGGCCCGCCGCTGGGCGACCTTGACGTTGACCCTGACTCGCTCAGAGTAGTGGCCGACACCATCCGACTCAGAGGCGCGGGTTCGTATGCGGTCGGCGAGTTTGTGCTGGTCAACACCAGCGCGTCGTTCAACCCGGACCCTTCCGACGGCCCCAGCCAGTCGCCGATAGATTCCTTCAACTACTCCTGCTCGCTCAGAGGCCCGCGTGGGACGCTCGATAGCATCATCATCCCGCATCTGTCCGACTCGCTGGTCGTGGGCCAAGGCATTGTCTGCTCGCTGTCGGTCTACATCCCGCCGGCGATGCGGAACGGCACCTATTCGGGCTGGGTCAGAGTGGCTGGTCGGGACACGGCGGGCATGGTCGTTGAGGCGAGGTTCTGCGCGCTCGTCAAGCAGCTTGGTGACATCGACATCGACCCCGACTCGCTGGACGTGGTCGGCGACACGATTCGGGTCCGCTCGCAGTCAGGACTGACGCGGGACATGACCGAATTGTCTTCAATTCGGATCGTGTCCCAGGTCCGGACCAACGCGGCAGCCGCGGCAGTGGCGCGCGGGTCCGCTCCATCACATGTCGGTCTCAGTCCGGCACGCAGCCCGGTGCAAGTCCTGCAACCCGGACTCAACCAGACGGCCGGCCGGAACCTGACCGGGTATGAACTCGGGCGGTTCATCCTGGTCAACACGAGCGCGTCGTACAACCCGGACACGTCCGACGGCCCAAGCCAATCCCCAGTGGATTCTCTGCGCTTCACCGGTTCGCTCACCGGGTCCGGCGAGACTCTCGACAGCATCCGCATCTTCAACCTGCCGGAGTCGCTGGCGCAGGGGCAGGCCGTTGTCTGTACCTTGGCTGTCTACGTGCCGGACAACCTGCCCAACGGCGACTACTCAGGCCCGATTACCATCACCGGTATCGATTCTCTCCACTACGAGATTGCGGCGACGGCCTACGCGTTCCTGCAGAAGCATAACGCAGGAGGACCACTCGGAGATTTGGACGTGGACCCCGACTCGCTGAGCGTGAAGCATGATACCATGAATCTGCATGCTCAGCCCGCGGGGCCAAACTACTCATCAACCATCAAGGCTGAGTTCATGCTGGTCAACACGGACAGTGCCTACAACCCGAACAAATCGGATGGCCCGAGCCGGTCGAAGCTCAGACAGGTTAAGGTCGAGGCTAAGGTTGAGGCGCAGAACAAGACCACAAAGTCCCGGTCCGCGTTTCACTCTTCTGACTTCACTCTTCACTCTTCGTCCGTAATGGACAGCGTGTACGTGCTCAACCTACCCGATTCGCTGGCGGTTGGACAGGCGGTTCAATGTACGCTCGCGCTAGTCATTCCGACGAGCGAGTCGCTCGGCAGCCACTCGGGCTGGGTTGTAGTCAGCGCCATGGACACGATAGGCTATCAGGTGCAGGATAGCTTCTTCCTCAAGGTGACTGGCCCGCAGCCGTGGAAGAACCTCGATTCGTTCCGGGTAGCGCCGATTCCGTTCAAGCCGCATCAGAACCCGGCGCACGACGCCATTCACTTCTGGGGTCTACCCGCCGGTGCCCGTGCTATCGTCTACGATGCTTCAGGACAGTCGGTCTGGAGCGCGACTGCGTCAAGTGACGGCCAGCTCAAGTGGGACGCCAAAGTGGCCAGCGGCATCTATGTGTACCTGGTCGTCTCGGCGGACGGCAAGAGCAACAAGGTCGGCAAGCTATCGGTGATACGCTAG
- a CDS encoding T9SS type A sorting domain-containing protein, with translation MRTPVLAFCLGLLLVGVAQADSLNVRFVGGYECGMTSADHVALDSARNLAFLGTNRSVRVVDVSNPGSPVELSRAWVNDEVQGLSYQNNLLFVADYGAGLRIFSVADPAHPVELGHYTDSVRTIMVAASGGYAYIVDVGGVLRVISITDPAHPVVVGLDSLPSYVSGLGCLVVVGDLAYQTTGRTGLRVISVADPANPVDVGSCDTLGNAGALAVAGGFAYVGDGDSNRLEVISVADSSNPVVVGQCRTRGAPVSVALYGSYACVADSGLTVISVSDPAHPAEDGHCAVSTWRQVAVLDGYAYVPDEGRELYVVSVIDPAHPAVVGLLNTYSSPSGVAAFRGHAYLVGDSFGLSVMSTSTPAYPFEAGKCTMPVWPLGVALCGGGKYAYVADRDSGLRVVSIADSSHPREVASVNTYYANAVALGGDYAYVADDTAGLRIVSVMDPTNPVEVGHWHYSTPGEAYGLAVSGDLAFLASGRGGLRIVSVADPAHPVEVGYDDSMPGKVYGVAVRGDFACVAGDSGLRVISINDPTHPVEVGFSDTLGSATSVAMTRDNAYVVASGNLWVMSIAAPAHPVEAGFYALIGNAWSLSNDVALDGGYVYVVDNRSMRVLRFYGDPAEQLGDLDVDPDSLEVSADTLRLGSSGANRSGALVLVNTTACYNSDPKDGPSLSSVGSLHVTGSLAGPGGTLDSILVPNLPESLYQGQTAVCTLSVHVPSGLQNGDYAGSITITGRDVNNVPVDVTFYALLQVNNPLGPLGDLDVDPDSLGVVHDTMNLHTNPAGPNYSSTIKAEFMLVNTDSAYNPNKSDGPSRSPLREVKVEAKVEARMGTAKKDVIPTGVKRSGGISQKTTADDADSIYVTNLPESLAVGQAVACTLALAIPTSESLSSHSGWVVVSAMDTIGYQVQDSFFLKVTGPEPWKNLDSFRVAPIPFKPHQNPAHDAIHFWGLPAGARVIVYDASGQSVWSATASSDGQLKWDAKVASGIYVYLVVSADGKSSKVGKLSVIR, from the coding sequence ATGAGAACACCAGTGTTAGCATTCTGTCTGGGCTTGCTGCTGGTCGGCGTCGCGCAGGCCGACTCGCTCAACGTGCGGTTCGTCGGCGGCTACGAGTGCGGCATGACGTCCGCAGACCACGTGGCGCTCGACTCGGCCAGAAACCTGGCGTTTCTCGGGACTAACCGCTCTGTAAGAGTGGTGGACGTGAGCAATCCTGGCTCCCCGGTGGAGCTATCACGAGCGTGGGTGAATGACGAGGTTCAGGGCCTTAGTTATCAGAACAACCTTCTGTTTGTCGCGGATTACGGCGCAGGATTACGCATATTCTCAGTCGCCGACCCGGCACACCCGGTGGAGCTCGGCCACTACACCGACTCGGTCCGTACGATTATGGTAGCTGCCAGCGGTGGATACGCATACATCGTAGACGTCGGTGGCGTGCTGCGAGTCATTTCGATTACGGACCCTGCACACCCGGTTGTGGTCGGGTTGGACTCGCTACCGAGCTACGTCAGTGGTCTAGGTTGTCTAGTCGTCGTTGGAGACCTTGCCTATCAAACGACCGGCAGGACCGGACTGAGGGTGATATCGGTCGCGGACCCGGCAAACCCGGTTGATGTCGGCTCTTGCGATACTCTTGGCAACGCTGGCGCACTGGCGGTCGCCGGAGGCTTTGCCTATGTTGGGGACGGCGACTCCAATAGACTGGAGGTCATCTCCGTTGCCGACTCGTCTAATCCAGTCGTGGTCGGTCAGTGCCGCACGCGCGGCGCTCCAGTCAGTGTGGCCTTGTATGGAAGCTACGCCTGCGTAGCGGATAGCGGATTGACGGTCATCTCGGTGTCTGACCCTGCGCATCCGGCTGAGGACGGACACTGCGCAGTGAGTACTTGGCGGCAGGTAGCCGTGCTTGACGGGTACGCTTATGTCCCGGATGAGGGCCGCGAGCTCTACGTTGTGTCGGTCATTGACCCGGCGCACCCCGCGGTGGTCGGGTTGCTTAACACATACAGTAGCCCTTCGGGTGTAGCTGCTTTTCGAGGCCATGCCTACCTCGTCGGCGACTCTTTTGGGTTGAGCGTCATGTCGACGAGCACTCCGGCCTATCCTTTTGAGGCGGGAAAGTGTACGATGCCGGTCTGGCCGTTGGGCGTGGCTTTGTGCGGAGGTGGCAAGTATGCCTACGTCGCAGATCGCGACTCCGGGCTGCGGGTAGTCTCGATTGCTGACTCGTCGCATCCCAGAGAGGTCGCGTCCGTCAACACGTACTACGCAAACGCCGTCGCCCTCGGCGGTGACTATGCGTACGTGGCAGACGACACGGCCGGATTGCGGATTGTCTCGGTAATGGATCCGACGAATCCGGTTGAGGTCGGGCACTGGCACTACAGTACGCCGGGAGAGGCCTACGGCTTAGCCGTGTCTGGTGACCTGGCTTTTCTTGCCAGCGGACGAGGCGGGCTGAGGATTGTCTCGGTGGCGGACCCTGCGCACCCGGTTGAGGTGGGTTACGACGACAGCATGCCGGGAAAAGTCTATGGCGTGGCTGTGAGGGGAGACTTTGCTTGCGTTGCCGGAGATTCCGGACTACGGGTGATTTCGATCAATGACCCAACTCACCCGGTCGAGGTCGGCTTCAGTGATACGCTGGGTTCAGCAACGAGCGTAGCGATGACCAGGGACAATGCTTATGTCGTGGCATCCGGCAACTTGTGGGTGATGTCGATTGCCGCCCCGGCGCATCCGGTGGAGGCCGGGTTCTATGCACTCATCGGCAATGCGTGGTCTTTATCGAACGATGTGGCCCTTGACGGGGGCTACGTCTACGTCGTCGACAACCGTTCGATGAGAGTACTCCGCTTCTACGGCGATCCCGCGGAGCAGCTCGGCGACCTAGATGTTGACCCCGACTCGCTTGAGGTGTCTGCCGACACGCTCCGACTGGGAAGCTCCGGTGCGAACCGTAGCGGCGCGCTTGTCCTGGTGAATACCACCGCGTGCTACAACTCGGACCCAAAGGACGGACCGAGCTTGTCCTCGGTAGGCTCACTTCACGTCACCGGTTCGCTTGCGGGTCCGGGCGGGACGCTGGACAGCATCCTCGTTCCGAATCTGCCTGAATCGCTGTATCAAGGTCAGACTGCTGTCTGCACGCTCTCGGTCCACGTGCCGTCGGGACTGCAGAACGGCGACTATGCCGGGTCAATCACGATTACCGGCAGGGACGTCAACAACGTGCCGGTCGATGTCACCTTCTACGCACTCCTGCAGGTGAATAACCCGCTGGGGCCGCTTGGGGACTTGGATGTAGACCCCGACTCGCTCGGCGTGGTGCATGACACCATGAACCTGCACACTAACCCGGCAGGGCCAAACTACTCGTCAACCATCAAGGCCGAGTTCATGCTGGTCAACACGGACAGCGCCTACAACCCGAACAAATCGGATGGCCCGAGTCGGTCGCCCCTCAGAGAGGTTAAGGTTGAGGCCAAGGTTGAGGCAAGGATGGGAACCGCCAAGAAGGATGTCATTCCGACCGGAGTGAAACGGAGTGGAGGAATCTCTCAGAAGACAACCGCGGATGACGCAGACAGTATCTATGTTACCAATCTACCAGAGTCCCTTGCAGTTGGACAGGCGGTTGCGTGTACGCTCGCGCTAGCCATACCAACGAGCGAGTCGCTCAGTAGCCACTCGGGCTGGGTTGTGGTCAGCGCCATGGACACGATAGGCTATCAGGTTCAGGATAGCTTCTTCCTCAAGGTGACTGGCCCGGAACCGTGGAAGAATCTCGACTCATTCCGGGTAGCGCCGATACCGTTCAAGCCGCATCAGAACCCGGCGCACGACGCCATTCACTTCTGGGGTCTCCCCGCGGGTGCACGCGTCATTGTCTACGATGCCTCAGGACAATCGGTCTGGAGCGCGACTGCGTCAAGTGACGGCCAGCTCAAATGGGACGCGAAGGTGGCCAGCGGCATCTATGTGTATCTGGTCGTCTCGGCTGACGGCAAGAGCAGCAAGGTCGGCAAGCTGTCGGTGATACGCTAG